A segment of the Streptomyces sp. XD-27 genome:
GGCGTGCTGGTGATCGGGCTCGTGGTGGACGCGCTGGCGGTGACGTACCGCAGCGCCGCGCCCGCCGGGCTGCCGCTGCTCGCGCTGTTCTCGGTGGCCGCCGGACTGTCGGACGACGGCCGCGACTGGCTGTGGTTCCTGCTGGCCGCGGGCGGCTATCTGCTGCTGCTCCTGGCCGAGGGCCGGGACCGGCTGTCGCAGTGGGGGCGGCTCTTCGCCGGTGGCGGTCCGCGCTCGCCGGACCGGATGGCGTCCGGGCCGGCCGCGGCGGGCGGAGGAGCGCCACTCGTCCCGGTCCGCACCGGACGCCGGATCGGCGCGCTGGCGCTGGGGGTCGCGCTCGCCGTGCCCGCGGCGCTGCCGTCGCTGGACGGCGGGCTGCTGGACCGCCGCGGGAACGGCAAGACGGGCGGCGGCGGGAGCAGCACGATCTCCGCGGTGAACCCGCTGGTGTCGCTGCAGAACAGCCTCAACCAGCCGAAGAACCGCCAGGTGCTCAGCTACCGCACCGATGCGGACACCACCAAGGACCTGTATCTGCGGATCGTCGCCCTGGACCAGTTCGACGGGACGGCGTGGAAGCCGTCGGAGCGCAAGGTCACGGATGTGCCGGAGACCCTGCCCCGGCCGCCGGGACTCGGCTCGGACATCCGCACCACCGAGATCACCACGTCCATATCGGCCGCCGAGTGGTACGCCCAGAGCTGGCTGCCGCTCCCCTACCCCGCCTCCAAGGTCGACATCGACGGCCGCTGGCGCTTCGAACCGGAAGGCCGCACGTTGGTCGGCGACCGGGGGCAGACCACCAAGGGCGCGCGGTACCAGGTCTCCAGCCTGCGAGTGCAGCCGACCGCCGATCAGCTGGCCGCCGCTCCCGCCCCGTCCGCGCGGCTGCTGCGCGAGTACACCCAGGTGCCGGACTCCCTGCCGCCGGTGGTGCGACAGACGGCGGAGAAGGTGACAGCCGGGGCCCGCAACGCCTACGAGAAGGCCGTCAAGCTCCAGGACTGGTTCTCCTACGAGGGCGGGTTCCGTTACGACACGCAGGTGCGGGCGGGCACCGGAAGCCAGGCCATCGCGCGGTTCCTGGAGCAGAAGGAGGGCTTCTGCGTCCACTTCTCGTTCTCGATGGCGGCGATGGCCCGCACGCTGGGCATTCCGGCCCGGGTCGCGGTCGGGTTCACTCCGGGGACGGCCCAGTCGAACGGCTCCATGTCGGTGGGCATCAAGGACGCGCACGCCTGGCCCGAGCTGTACTTCGAGGGCGTGGGCTGGACCCGCTTCGAGCCCACCCCGAGCCGCGGCTCGCAGCCCGACTACACCATCGAGCCGATTCCGTCGGGCGACGACCCCGAGGTCCCGACGCCGCGGCCCAGCGGAGCGCAGCGCCCGCCGGTGGTGGCTCCTTCGCCCTCGGACAGCTGCCCGCCCGACGCGCGCAAGCTCGGCGACTGCGGTGCCGCGCCGCCCGCCCCGTCCGACGACGACTCGCAGAGCGGCGGCTGGACATCCCGCGCGACCACGATCGTGGGGTTCGGCGCGCTGGCGGGGCTGCTGATCGCGCTACCGCTGGCGCCGATGCTGTGGCGGCTGCGCGTCCGCAGGCGGCGGCTGGGCGGCTCCGGCGGTCGCACCCCCGAGGACGCGGCCGACCGCACCCTCGCGGCCTGGCGGGAGCTCGTGGACACGGCCTGGGACTACGGCATCGCACCGGACGACGCGCAGACCTCGCGCCGGGCCGTTGCCCGGATCACGGAGGCCGGGAGACTGGACCCGGCGGCGTCCGAGGCGGCGGGCCGGGTCGCGCAGGCGGTCGAGCAGGCGCTGTACGCCCCGCTGCCGCGCCCGGTGACCGGGCTGGCCGACGACGTGCGGCTGGTGATCACCGGCCTGAAGACCTCGGCAGGCCGGCGTACGCGGTGGCGGGCGCTGCTCGCCCCGCGGTCGGCCGTCCGACTGGTATGGGCGGGCTCGCAGCGCTGGTCCGTGTGGACGGACCGCTGGAGCCGGGCATCCCGCCGGTGGACGCGCTGGTCCACGCTGCCGCGACGGGCCCGGCGCCAGTGAGCCCGGCCCGGTGAGGGCGACCGCCGTCCCGCCGCCCGGCCAGAGCCGGGCGGCGGTGCGGGGCAGACAGCGGTGAGGGGCGGATGCCGTGCGGCATCCGCCCTCACCGATCAGATGATGTCTCAGTGCCCCTGTTCATCGCGGCGGCGCTGCCACCGCTCCTCGATGCGGTCCATCATCGAGCGGCGCTGACGGCCCTGGCGGCGGCCGGAGGCGGCTCCGCCGTGTCCGGCACCCCGCTCCCGCCGCTCCCCCGGCTTGGGCGCCTTGCGCCAGCCGGTCACCGCGAGCACGGCACAGCCGAGCATGACGAGGAACCCCACCACGCTGACCCAGATCTGCTGGACAGCCACGCCGACCATGAGGAGCGCGATGCCCACCAGAAAACCAACGACCGCCTGGTAGACCCGTCGCCGGGTGTACGTGCGCAGGCCGCTACCCTCAAGCGCTGTCGCGAACTTGGGATCTTCGGCGTACAGCGCTCGCTCCATCTGCTCGAGCATGCGCTGCTCGTGCTCCGAGAGCGGCACAGAGTCCTCCTACTCGTCGGTCGCGGGGGTGCGACCGGGTGCGACCCTTTCAGGATAGGCAGGGAATCGCCCCCGTGAAACCCGCCCCTCTGCGCCAATTCACCCACCGGTACCGCTGTGGTGGACAGTGGCGCTGAAACCTGCATTCCCCACCCGCCGATCCGCCATGCCGAGCGGCGTCCCCTGATCATACGGGGCGAGGGCCCGCGACGGGGTTCCTGTGGCCCACTCCACCCGTCCCGACCTGCGGTTCGCACCGGGCGTGACGGGGCGTGGCGGGCGTGACGGGCGCGGCGTGGCGGGCGGGACGACGTGGCGCGGTCAGCCCCGCTCGGCGAGGACGTGGAGCTGGGTCGCGATGGCGTGGAAGGCGGGCAGCTCCGCGGCGGCCGCCTCCAGCCGCATCAGCGCGTCGGCGGCGCCGGGCTCGGTGTCCACCAGCACGCCGGGCACCAGGTCGGCGAAGACGCGTACGCCGTGCACCGCGCCGACCTCCAGCCCGGCCGCGGTGACCAGCTCGGACAGCTGCTCGGCGGTGAACCGGCGCGGGACCGGGTCGCCCTTGCCCCAGCGGCCCGCGGGATCGGTCAGGGCGTGCCGGGCCTCGGTGAAGTGCCCGGCCAGCGCACGGGCGAGCACGGCGCCGCCGAGGCCTGCGGCCAGCAGGCTGAGGGTGCCCGCGGGACGCAACGCGGCGACGGCGTTGCGGACGCCCTCGGCCGGGTCGTCCACGTACTCCAGCACGCCGTGGCACAGCACGACGTCGTACTGGGCGCGCTCCACGACGTCGAAGAGTCCGTGGGCGTCGCCCTGGACGCCGCGCACCCGGTCGGCGACGCCCGCCTCGGCGGCCCGGCGCTCCAGCGCGAACAGCGCGTTCGGGCTCGGGTCGACCACGGTGACGCGGTGCCCGAGCCGGGCGACGGGGACGGCGAACTTGCCGGTGCCGCCTCCGGTGTCCAGGACGTCGAGAACTCCCCCGGCCGGATCCGCGGTCTTGGCCCGGCGGTCCAGGGCGTCTTGGAGGACCTCCCACACCACAGCGGTACGGAGGGACGCACGGGGGCGCAGCGGGTCTGACACGGCGGATGGCTCCTCGGCGCGGCGCCGGCACCGCCTGCGGCGGTGACGACGAGTGACTGACGTCGGCGCCACCAGCCTATTGCCTCGCCGCCCGCCCGATGCCGCACAGGCTGCCCCGCGGCCGGTGCGTCTCCCCTCGCCCCCGCTCAACCCTCCTTGCCCTCACCCCGCCATCGGCCGCCGCGGGAGCGCCGGCGGCGAACAGGGCGCTCCCTTCGGTCAGTTCGTCGGGCGCCCCCCTGACAATCGGCTGTGACCTGCCTGAACGCCTCCGGTACGGAGCCCCCTCGCGAAGCCCGAGCGCCGTGCTGCATAATTCTTTTGAACTGACCAGTCAGTTCAAAAAGCAACCGGACGCTCCGAACGGAGGCCTCGTGGACACCACCCCACCGAAGGACACCGCGCGCGGGGCGGCGGTCCGGGCCGAGGGGCTCGGCGTCGCAGGAGCGCGCGGCTGGGCGTTCCGCCATCTCGGCCTCGCCGCGGGGCCCGGCGCGCTGATCGCCCTGACCGGCCCGTCCGGCTCGGGCCGCACCAGCGCGCTGCTCGCGCTCACCGGCCGTATGCGCACCTCCGCCGGGCACGCCGAGGTCGCCGGGCTGCGCCTGCCCCGGCAGATGTCCGCGGTCCGGCGTGTCTCCGCGCTCGCCCACGTACCCGGGGTCAGCGAGCTGGATCCGGCCCTCACCGTCGCCGAGCACCTGCGCGAACGCGCCCTCCTGGACCGCAGATTCGGCGGTTCGCCGCTGACCCTGCTGCGGCCGCGCCGCGAGAGGACGGCCGCGGCGAGGGCGCGGATCGACGCGGCCATGAAGGTGTCCGGTCTGGAGGCGGGCGCGCTGCCCAAGGGGCTGCGGACGTCCGTACGCGACCTGGAACGCCTGGAGACGCTGCGGCTCTCGGTGGCGCTGGCGCTGATCGGCCGGCCTCGGCTGCTCGCCCTCGACGACGTCGACCTGAAGCTCTCGGACACCGAGCGCGAACAGGCGTGGGCGATGCTGCGCGCCGTCGCGGCGGGCGGCACCACCGTCCTCGCGGTGTGCAGCCAGGCCCCCGACGGGGCGGTCGTCGTCTCGACCGCCGAGCGGCCCGAAGCCGAAGCCAACGAAAACGAGGAGGGGGCCGACGATGCGGGCACCGAAGCTGGCCGCGCTTGAGCTCAAGCGCTTCGGCAGGGGAAGGATGCCGCGCGCGGCGCTCGTGGCCCTGGTACTCCTGCCGCTGCTGTACGGCGCGCTCTACCTGTGGTCGTTCTGGGACCCGTACTCCCGGCTGGACAAGATCCCGGTCGCGCTCGTCAACGCGGACCGCGGCACCACCGTCCAGGGGCACAAGCTCACCGCGGGCGACGACATCGCCAGGAAGCTCCTCGACAGCGGCACCTTCGAGTGGCACGAGACCAGCGACGCCGAGGCCCGCGAGGGCGTGGAGAACGGCACGTACTACCTGTCCCTGACCATGCCCGCCGACTTCAGCGAGCGGATCGCCTCCAGTTCCGGCGGCGACCCCGAGACCGGCGCGCTGCGGGTGCGGACCAACGACGCCAACAACTACATCGTCAGCCAGATCTCCCGAACGGTGTTCTCCGAGGTGCGCGCGGCCGCGTCCACCAAGGCGTCCCGGGGCTTCTACGACAAGATCTTCCTCTCCTTCTCCGACATCCACGGCGAGACGGTGAAGGCCGCCGAGGGCGCCGACACGATCGACAAGGGCATCGGGGACGCCAAGAAGGGAACGGCGAGTCTCGCCCAGGGGCTGGCCAAGGCCAAGAAGGGCAGCAGCGCCCTCAAGACCGGCGTGGCCAAGCTCGCGG
Coding sequences within it:
- a CDS encoding DUF3488 and transglutaminase-like domain-containing protein, with the translated sequence MSGRARLAIFAAVATLTSACALLPLVHPTRWLLQAILLVCVQSGVGVAARRVPLARPLTLAAQVLVTLLLLTAVFARERALGGVVPTPQAFQELGRLLRAGADDVGRYAIPAPLTDGIRLLLVGGVLVIGLVVDALAVTYRSAAPAGLPLLALFSVAAGLSDDGRDWLWFLLAAGGYLLLLLAEGRDRLSQWGRLFAGGGPRSPDRMASGPAAAGGGAPLVPVRTGRRIGALALGVALAVPAALPSLDGGLLDRRGNGKTGGGGSSTISAVNPLVSLQNSLNQPKNRQVLSYRTDADTTKDLYLRIVALDQFDGTAWKPSERKVTDVPETLPRPPGLGSDIRTTEITTSISAAEWYAQSWLPLPYPASKVDIDGRWRFEPEGRTLVGDRGQTTKGARYQVSSLRVQPTADQLAAAPAPSARLLREYTQVPDSLPPVVRQTAEKVTAGARNAYEKAVKLQDWFSYEGGFRYDTQVRAGTGSQAIARFLEQKEGFCVHFSFSMAAMARTLGIPARVAVGFTPGTAQSNGSMSVGIKDAHAWPELYFEGVGWTRFEPTPSRGSQPDYTIEPIPSGDDPEVPTPRPSGAQRPPVVAPSPSDSCPPDARKLGDCGAAPPAPSDDDSQSGGWTSRATTIVGFGALAGLLIALPLAPMLWRLRVRRRRLGGSGGRTPEDAADRTLAAWRELVDTAWDYGIAPDDAQTSRRAVARITEAGRLDPAASEAAGRVAQAVEQALYAPLPRPVTGLADDVRLVITGLKTSAGRRTRWRALLAPRSAVRLVWAGSQRWSVWTDRWSRASRRWTRWSTLPRRARRQ
- a CDS encoding DUF3040 domain-containing protein, producing the protein MPLSEHEQRMLEQMERALYAEDPKFATALEGSGLRTYTRRRVYQAVVGFLVGIALLMVGVAVQQIWVSVVGFLVMLGCAVLAVTGWRKAPKPGERRERGAGHGGAASGRRQGRQRRSMMDRIEERWQRRRDEQGH
- a CDS encoding methyltransferase; this encodes MSDPLRPRASLRTAVVWEVLQDALDRRAKTADPAGGVLDVLDTGGGTGKFAVPVARLGHRVTVVDPSPNALFALERRAAEAGVADRVRGVQGDAHGLFDVVERAQYDVVLCHGVLEYVDDPAEGVRNAVAALRPAGTLSLLAAGLGGAVLARALAGHFTEARHALTDPAGRWGKGDPVPRRFTAEQLSELVTAAGLEVGAVHGVRVFADLVPGVLVDTEPGAADALMRLEAAAAELPAFHAIATQLHVLAERG
- a CDS encoding ATP-binding cassette domain-containing protein; translated protein: MDTTPPKDTARGAAVRAEGLGVAGARGWAFRHLGLAAGPGALIALTGPSGSGRTSALLALTGRMRTSAGHAEVAGLRLPRQMSAVRRVSALAHVPGVSELDPALTVAEHLRERALLDRRFGGSPLTLLRPRRERTAAARARIDAAMKVSGLEAGALPKGLRTSVRDLERLETLRLSVALALIGRPRLLALDDVDLKLSDTEREQAWAMLRAVAAGGTTVLAVCSQAPDGAVVVSTAERPEAEANENEEGADDAGTEAGRA